GTGGCTCGGGAGGCTCTTCGGGCCGAGAAAGGCCTCGGAGCTCCCCGGGCGGTGCTGGGGGAGCCGCTTGGTGACTCTGTGCCCACCGCGTGCGCTTCtctgccccgtccctgcagaaATATTACCCGCCGGACTTCGATCCTGCGAAGATCCCAAAGCTCAAACTCCCGAAGGACCGTCAGTATGTGGTGCGGCTCATGGCCCCGTTCAACATGCGGTAAGAGGCGGCGTGGGGCAGAAGGAAGCGGCTGTAGGGGAGAGGAGTTGGTTTGGGCGTTGTTTTGCTTCCTCACTCtgccagggagctgctggcagcagtgcttaGAGGTGACCCGGGCtggaagaaaagggaggaagcagagggaggagACACTGTAGGTGATTTTGGGGTTGTAGGTGCCTGATTTCCAAAGGAGTAAATTGGGGCTGGCGTCTCTTTTgatctccctttctcttctaaTGACGTGCTATGGACTTCTCTTTAGCTGCAAGACGTGTGGGGAATACATCTACAAGGGGAAGAAGTTTAATGCCCGTAAGGAGACGGTTCAGAACGAGGTGTATTTGGGACTTCCCATATTCCGCTTCTACATCAAGTGCACGCGGTGCCTGGCTGAGATCACTTTCaaggtgaaatattttctttctgctctcttgCTTCCTGGGGAGGCTGTGTGGTCGTGGGCTCAGTGTGATGGGGAGCAGGGCTGTCCCAGCACAGGCTGAACCTGAGTGCATTTTGGAGCTGAACAGGAAAGTGCAGGTGTTTGTCTGCCCAGCGGTGTGGATGGAACTGGGGAATCATAGCTGCAGTGTGACTGGGGTGGCATTGCCCCAGGACAATGAATTTGCTGCCTTACTTTTCCCTTAGACAGATCCTGAGAACACGGACTACACCATGGAGCATGGAGCCACTCGTAACTTCCAAGCTGAGAAGCTcttggaggaagaggagaaaaggattcagaaggagagggaagaggaggagctgaACAACCCCATGAAGGTACTGGAAAATGCTCTTCTGTGCAGAAGGAAACTCTCTCCTCCCCTGTCCGGCTGTACCCTGCTCAGCACATGGCCTTATAGCTTCTCCACATTGTGAGGTATTGCTGTTCGCTCTCAGGAGGTTTTCTCCTGTGCTGGAATTTGCAgcaggctgttttttttcctattgtgCCTGACTCAGAAATGAAAGTGTTGATCCTCTGAGTGCTTCCTGCTCTGTACCGCGCGGGGAGGCTGTGCTGGACCTTAGTGCTAGGCCTTGCTGCCTTGGGTAAACCTGGCTTCCTTCTGGTCACCCAGGTCCTGGAGAACAGAACCAAGGACTCCAAACTGGAGATGGAAGTTCTGGAGAACCTACAGGAGTTGAAGGAGCTCAACCAGCGCCAGGCAAATGTGGATTTTGAGGCCATGCTGCAGCAGTACAAGGAATACGAGGAGGAGCAGAAGcgcagggagcaggaggaggatgagCAGGAGATGAAGTGAGCTGCTGGAAGCGTTGCCACGTGtgtgaaagcagccctgtggagagggGCCACGTCTCACCATCTGCTCAGCACCGCGATGGCTGCGCAGTGAGGGCAGGGCCTGAGGTTGGAGGGGCTGTGTGTGAGCGGGGCGTCAACCAGAGGGCTGCAAAGGGGACGGGGTGGGTTGTT
The DNA window shown above is from Lagopus muta isolate bLagMut1 chromosome 26, bLagMut1 primary, whole genome shotgun sequence and carries:
- the YJU2 gene encoding splicing factor YJU2, which translates into the protein MSERKVLNKYYPPDFDPAKIPKLKLPKDRQYVVRLMAPFNMRCKTCGEYIYKGKKFNARKETVQNEVYLGLPIFRFYIKCTRCLAEITFKTDPENTDYTMEHGATRNFQAEKLLEEEEKRIQKEREEEELNNPMKVLENRTKDSKLEMEVLENLQELKELNQRQANVDFEAMLQQYKEYEEEQKRREQEEDEQEMKAMLEQAQNRRLLPDSDSDEEPAKPGTQAVLKAKPTDVLQEDPQPQSKKLKTESWERSVGKWNSKSQLAALVTARKQKLSATHVNGAENRGTTTSTGSLPSSVSSTSSLSLLGAYTDSESD